GAAAACTGGGAAACGAATAGCCATTTTACTTATCTGACATTGATTGACACATGCTATTAAATGAAGATGAAGTAAATAAAGTTTAGCATGTAGTATGTGATGCACTATGTGATTGAACCTCTTAACGAGTGCGTGCGGAGTAGGACAATCCATCCAACATCGTCGGTAACTGTTAGCATGGAAGGTTTAGCGAAACAAACAATAATCCAGTCATTCAATACTTATATTACTATAAATAGACACGAAGCATACACATAACAAAAATACTGTCCACGAGCTCATTAGAATGACCATCTTTCGCCTGGGTGGTCTgagctagtgagctaacaagCTACATGTTTACCACCCGGCTCTTTGTGTCATCGGGACTTGCGTCCTTGCACCCGGTTATTCGTAATGACAAGATGTGTGAAAACACTTCGAATTGTCGACTTACTGTTTTTGAATACGTATATTTAAATCCAGCGCCACGGGAAGCATATAGTTGCCTATTAGTTGCGTTCTGTTTTCGCTAGCGGCTAATAGCAATAGCCACTGTTTTCCAAATCCCAGCACCTTCGAGACAGTTCAGTCCACTGCCGTTAGATGGCACTAGCGTGTGTATTAAGCGTAGAAGAAGAAACCACTTCCTAGTGATGTAGTGTGTGTCGTTTTGATGTTAAACTAGCTTCAAGAATGGTGTTTTAATTTCTGAAATGATGCCATTTAACTTTTTGAGAATGGGCTCTTATTGTAAATTGGTGAACGCAAGGTGGATCATGACAAGTCGTTTCGGAGCTGTTACATGTTCCGCCCACTGTATGGCTATGAACCCAGCAACGAAGGACACATGGATCAACAAGACGAACTTTGCACTCTCTGGAATGAAAACACAGCGGATTTGCTACTTCAATAAAGTGACATCATTGAGAAGTTACTGCACGGGAGAAATTAAACTCAACTGCTGGAGGTGTAAAGTACCTCTTGACAAATCACCTGCATTCTTCTGCTCGTCATGCAATGTAGTACAGCCGCCTGAAGAAGGCGTATCTTTTTTCAAGATCATGGCCTGGTGAGCATCTTTCCACCTTAATCCTATACATGGCATATCATCTACGTTTGTAAACAAATAGCAAAATACTAACAtgtattctttcttttttagtGACTTCACATTTGCACTGGACATTAAAGCACTGCAGAAAAGATACTTGCTGCTCCAACGCTCCCTGCATCCAGACAATTTCAGCCAGAAATCTGTGGTAGGCTTATGAGTGCATAAAACAGAGCATATTCTTTCTAtatgtattttctatttatgtattttatctgATGCCTTGCTGGGTGGGCACTTACCACACAAAATACTCAGTGAGGCTAGCAATGAAGTTTGTGTGATTATTGTTTAACCAGACATTTTATTAGGTGCTCATGCGTCTGGAGATATTCAATACATGATCCAATTACAAAGACAGTGATGCTTAGTGTTAATTGACATAATCAGAGGGGTATATATTACAGCTGCAACGATTAATTGATGAATTGATTATCCAACTAAaagacaactattttggtaatcgattaatcgttttatttaaaaatgtactttaaatatcctaatttcagcctctcaaatgtgactatttttaatttcttgagtcatccatgaaaacatacctattatctttgtgtttcagGCAAAACAGGATagtcacacacatcagctttgactttggaaaagagCAATCTGCATTTATGCCTCTTTCTGATATCTTGCGAAGGAAACCACTGCAGATATGTAGGTGTATAGCATGCGTAAGAACATTCCTACGCAAACTATGGGATTTATCCATAAATGCGtacatccgttttctatgccgcttatcctcattagggccgcggttatgctggagcctatcccagcagtctttgggcgagagacgtgGGCCTACATTTATGCAAAATCTGTTATCATGTGTACACACCAACCCAACGGGTTCAACAGTGAAACTACAAATAGCTATGGCTGTACCGTGAATATTTGGTGTCTTCTCTTCCTCGCCCTCTTTGCTGTGATTTTGGGGAGCGGAAaagtccatccatgcatttttaaAGGGATTGCTGCTAAGAGGCGGAAATTAAATTTCTTCTATAAAAATCAGATTTGATTAATTGTTTGTGACGTTAACTTACGTGACAATACAGGTAATTATAATAACAGTACAGTATTATGAGTAAGATTTACATCTGTTTGTCATGACCCTCTTTATTGTCCAGTACGTACATGCACGCTTTTATCCTGTCACAGTGGATGcaccaaacacacaaacatgacatagCAGAAGGAGGACTGCAgctcattttttctttttttctcaaagGCTTAATCCCTAAACACTCGGCCTGTAATACAGGGACTGTATGCAGCTGGGTTCCTCCAGCTGCCTGGAGCCCACCAACATTTGAATCTATTGCAAACTGCCTCTCTGACACTgactgtgtgggtgtgtgtgtgtaccagacATTGGTAAGTGACAGCCATGAACAGCCATTTAATGGGGCTGAATGAAACACATGACAATTTTTATGCAgtttaatttgtatatatttttttaaatatagtctgttcttttaaaccGTTATCGGTAATGGTAACTAGCCagtggtggtgttttttttttgttgtttcaaaaatgtaatttggagTGAGTTGCATACAAATTAAAAACTGTCATGAGGGGAtatgatatacagtaatcctttgCTTATCCCGACCATAAGCGAGTTTTCAAGAAGTGGGATTCCTTCtttaaaaatggaatattttcgtagttagagcatagaaaacctgtttctgaccttctaaacatgtgttttgacattattatagccctgtggacatgaaataacgccTATATTGTAACCTTTACTttcatattacaaaatacagtagatccatcagagaaaataattcatataagacataaaatgtgttttggatgtgtggacaggaagcgGCGTTGGGTGTTTTGACCAACCACAAatcagcatgatttattaattaacatattttggaaaaatcatGATAAAGTGTAGCTGTAGATAGattgagtggggaaaaaaacttgCTCatctggtgtggaagtggtaagcttttttgcttccttcttccccactttgtttgaaatactttaagtttagaataagtaactTGTAGagactaactagttagctcaatATCCTGGAATGCTAGCGACGGCTGTTTCTTatatccctgcagtgatcccgcaGCCTGCATAATGTggtataaacaaagaataataggcaGTTGTTGTCCAAGGAATTGCTCCGCTGGGagtaatgcattatgggtagaagttaaaatagttgttgtttgttattttaaactcatacttctatatactatatatatatatatatatatatatatatatatatatatatatatatatatatatatatatatatatatacgtatatatatatatatatatatatatatatatatatatatatatatatatatatatacgtatatttcctagctacgttttgagtgttaagttctTGTGTGATGATGTTAGAGTTATTTATAAGATGACACATATAGAGTATTTCCCTAGCTTGTGATGGGCTTCTGAGAGCCACAGAATTTGAACGATTATTCATAGTTCTGAAGTATAGGTGATGTCACAAGATTACAACCTAGTTAGTCGTGCCATAATTAGCCGTGCTGCTGTATAACCAGCAGAGTTCAAAGCTTAAGGAAAAAGTAGCGCCTTACACACCAGAAATTAAGGCACGTCTATTTGAAAAGGCTTTCTACTTGtatatttttgattaatttttcttgtttcttaaaaaaaaaaatggtagaatTTCTTTTTGTGCTAAACTCAGTACCATCTAATGTACAAACAGTGGACTGAAAGGAAAAGCTCAAACTCCTCGTCTTACTTACAATGCAGCGACAGCTGGCGGGGATGTAAAAGCAAATCCCAATAGTGAGCTCAAAAATGTCACTGAAAGAAATACGCTCTGCCCCAGAGTCCCGAgcagttaaaatgtttaaatgtgtttttttgtttttgttttttttttctgcaaaatggTAAATAGACAACCAAATGTGCCCTTGTGGATCATTAAAGGGAAAGTGCTTGAGTGTAGCAGAATAGGCATTGTGAGCAAGAGAAGGAGCAGAGGTGTGTTGCTTTGCACATCATTTATCGTCTACGCTGGGACAGAAAAGAACAATGCACACAACATAGTCCCAATCTGCAAAGAAAAGACGAGGAAACTGAAATGGTTTCTTTACGCTTAGCCTCAGCGGTATTGTTTGGGTTATTTTATTCATACGCCCCTctggccatttttttaaattagatatCTTCCAACCTCAGGGGTCTGCATTGGCATATAGAACAGGCATTACTTATACAAGGCAGCCATCTACTGCATCGGTTGTTATTACAGAAACAGCTCAACACGACCGGCCCAATGGTGAGACTATTGATTTTCACAAAGAACTGACAGACTGCATACACCTGcaaaacgcacacacacctgccaACAACATATTTTCCATTCTGTCTTGTTTTAGTGCCTCTGCATACTTTTCACCGTGCATTTCAAAAGAATACCTCGACTTCACTCTCCTAATGGTTACGACTTGCTTTTATATAAACCTGGCTGGCAAATTgtaaacattttagaagtgttattttctgtctgaaggatttctacacaaaaatAGTCAgcattttctttggcttttttgttttgtttttttaatgacactGAAAAATGGTTCTCTTGATGGCTAAGAGGAGGAAAGTGATGATGACCAAAGAACTGGAAATGGACATGCAATGTGTGAGTTTTACCATAGTGcagtaaatacagtggaacgtGTTCTTTTTTTACAGTGAATGTAATAATCTACGGTATGATGTGTATTAGTACTACTGATTTTACAGTCAATGttcagaaaatatttttgatttttaaatgtatttttccgtACTAAATTCACATAAATCCAATAAAAAGACATTGATTTGGATttgatttaaaatgaaaataccgTACAAATTagtagttcctctgtaactacaaTGTAAATATACAGACACATCATCTCtattactgtatgtgtgaaTAGCGATGGGCTAAGATTAGACTTGAAATGTTCTTTTTCAGGAAGAACAGGAGTATTCAGAACATCAGTCAGCCCTTGTCAACAAAGCCTACAAGACACTGCTGAAGCCTTTGAGTCGCGGCCTTTATATGGTGTGTTCAAACTCCCTGATCATCTGTCTAAAAGATGTCGGTATGTTGTCATGTCACTGTCGAGTGTAAAGACACACCCTCATTGTCTCGTGTTCCAGTTGGAGCTGAAGGGGATGCGCATCGACGAGGGCACAGATTCTGGGGCGGATGCTGAATTTCTGATGGAGCTGATGGAGATCAATGAAGCACTGGAAGAGGCGCGGACCCCAGAAGAAGCCGATAAGATCAGTCGAGACACAAAAGGTAAACAAATTACTCCGTGTCTGCACAGTTTATTGAGTCTCTCATGGAGACATGATCTTTGATCCTCAATTTGTACAGATAATGCATTATAGCTGTCTGTTAGGGCAGCTCAGGCACAGAACCTTGACAGCCCCAAATCGACAAGCAAgaccataaaattaaaaaacaaaacatcagtgGCACTTGAAAATGTGTTATTCAGCCATTTTGCATACACAGCAATGTCATGCCAGAAATAATTGCTAAAAGATTGTATTATGGAACAAAATGGTGCGAATTTGTATAACCAGGTTGGTTgtacaaaaagccaaagaaaaagcaatatAGACTTGTGAAGTTAATCATTCAAGATGCTTACGGAGCTGAAGTCTCCAAATATTTGCTGAGATCTTTCATGCACAAGGTAAAACTATGGATTTTTGCTGAACATTAGaacatttttctccaaaatttaGTTCAAATTCCAAATTGCGTGCACCTCAACAGCATTCAAAGTTTTCTTCTGCATCTCCTGTGTTGTACTTGCTCCATATGCAGACACACTCTGATGCAATCTGTGGTTTGCTAGAAAATAATTGGTCCATTTCATGAACATGTGCAGACGTTGAACTTGTCGCATCCTCTTTGCTTTCAGGGAAACTTTTAGGTTTGACAGAGAAGATAGACGCCGCCCTCCGTGCAGGTAAGACATCAAGAAGTCCTTTTGAAACCTCCTCCTCCACATTCCTCCCACTCAGTGCGTGCTAGTTTTGTAATCTATGATGAAGCTTTGAGTGGCTGAATGAGTCACCAGTTGAACCAACCTTTTTGTGCTCTGTCTcttgcttccttttttttctggcaggagaGCTTCAAGCTGCCAAAGCATTGCTTGCCCAAATGAAATACTTCTCAAACATCGAGGAGAAAGTTAAGGAGAAACTTTCTGACTTTATGTAATTTCTTTGTCACTTTGTTTTCAGCCACTTCACTGAAGCATCATGATGGAACTGAACTGAGGTTTTAATAAATACGGTATACCATGACTTTATATGTTATACCTTATTCCTGAGCAACATCTCCATtcattaaataacaaaaatctGTAATTACGTCTCATTGAAATGCTATTTGGAGTCTCTATGGCTACTAACAGGATTTAACGTCAGTTCCTCAGGTTTCCTTTAGGTGGAGACAGTACACCTGTGCAGCCTCAGCATTGTACATGCTGTACAGACTTCATATGAGGCCAGTGGGAAGTCCTTTATTGCGGCAGACAACCTTTTGAATAATTCATGGCAGCTTCGTATGTGGCATTAACGCTATGATAATCAGGAAGACCTGCTGAATGACGATTACTGGATGAGCCACAGATCTGTGTGATTTCCGCCATATAAAATGTGCATCATAATGAAAATTGATACACTTTTGTAGAAGAATGTTCATAACCTGTAATTACTGTGCAAATTGGGGTTTAAATTGCACCAAAGTGGCTAATACAAGGACTGTTGCCTAATCTGATGAAGGACTAGAAACATTATATCATGTGATCATGTGGTATTTGCCACACAACGTCCTGTGCAGcacattttacacacatttttagTCTGAATCCTGTTAGGATGCAGCACAGGTTGCTGTAACATTCAGCTGTAACACATCCTGAGCGGATGATTAAGTTTGCAACAACATTGTCATGTGTGTCTGAAGCTGTTTGGGCTTTTTCATTGTTGGATCACAGGATCCCTTTACACACATGGCAGGACAATGAATTTAATAGGGACTCTCCCCACCCACCAGGAACCA
This DNA window, taken from Doryrhamphus excisus isolate RoL2022-K1 chromosome 4, RoL_Dexc_1.0, whole genome shotgun sequence, encodes the following:
- the hscb gene encoding iron-sulfur cluster co-chaperone protein HscB is translated as MMPFNFLRMGSYCKLVNARWIMTSRFGAVTCSAHCMAMNPATKDTWINKTNFALSGMKTQRICYFNKVTSLRSYCTGEIKLNCWRCKVPLDKSPAFFCSSCNVVQPPEEGVSFFKIMACDFTFALDIKALQKRYLLLQRSLHPDNFSQKSVEEQEYSEHQSALVNKAYKTLLKPLSRGLYMLELKGMRIDEGTDSGADAEFLMELMEINEALEEARTPEEADKISRDTKGKLLGLTEKIDAALRAGELQAAKALLAQMKYFSNIEEKVKEKLSDFM